In Methylotenera sp. L2L1, the following proteins share a genomic window:
- the epsG gene encoding chain length determinant protein tyrosine kinase EpsG gives MQNTMHNIVDVPLASHPARESSIGRLLLHLGKITPADAENILFAQQKQGLRFGDAALKLGLITEADIRQVLALQFDYPYLQPGQGNYSAKLVAAYQPFTQQVEALRALRSQLMMRWFSEGYKSLAIVSANDDEGSSYLAANLAIVFSQLGEKTLLVDANLRNPSQHNIFNIKENRGLSDILAGRAGLDIVTKVDSFVDLSVLGAGTLPPNPQELLSRATFTDFMNQAIAEYDVVLLDTTPAAITADAQSTVARCGGALLISKLNHTRLSDLTAVRDQITMTGARVVGAVINDF, from the coding sequence ATGCAAAATACCATGCACAATATAGTAGATGTACCTTTAGCTTCTCACCCAGCACGCGAAAGTTCTATCGGCAGATTGTTATTGCATCTTGGGAAAATAACCCCTGCAGATGCTGAGAATATTTTATTCGCTCAACAAAAGCAGGGTTTACGTTTCGGGGATGCAGCGTTGAAGTTAGGTTTAATTACCGAGGCTGATATTCGGCAAGTATTAGCACTACAGTTTGATTATCCATACTTGCAGCCAGGGCAGGGCAATTACAGTGCTAAGCTTGTTGCTGCCTATCAGCCTTTTACCCAACAAGTTGAGGCTTTAAGAGCGCTACGCAGCCAGTTGATGATGCGATGGTTTAGTGAAGGCTATAAGTCGCTTGCTATCGTGAGTGCTAACGATGATGAGGGCAGCAGTTATCTTGCTGCTAACTTAGCAATCGTTTTCTCGCAATTAGGCGAGAAAACGTTATTGGTAGATGCTAATTTACGTAACCCTAGCCAGCATAATATTTTTAATATTAAAGAGAATCGAGGGTTGTCAGACATTCTAGCAGGACGTGCTGGCTTAGATATTGTCACTAAAGTCGACTCTTTCGTTGACCTTTCAGTGTTAGGTGCTGGTACGTTACCACCGAACCCACAAGAGCTATTAAGTCGTGCAACGTTCACTGACTTTATGAATCAAGCAATTGCTGAGTACGATGTTGTACTTTTAGATACCACTCCTGCCGCTATTACTGCCGATGCCCAGTCAACAGTCGCACGTTGTGGAGGCGCACTCCTTATTTCAAAACTTAATCATACGCGTCTTTCAGATTTAACTGCGGTGAGAGACCAAATAACGATGACTGGTGCACGTGTTGTTGGCGCAGTTATCAATGATTTCTAG
- a CDS encoding lipopolysaccharide biosynthesis protein has product MHTNHPYSAYQVRQSLIHFIFGKGATAMIGVSLLLLVVRALPVNEYGVYIALLAVLEITQLASNLGVFAAAYRYVPELRSKNQGSALHGLLLRLSAFRLLTLIVAVTAMVLLSKSMVELLNVKAYEPVFVLYGLVIISEGFARYIDILFDSLLLQKYSQIAILARNGLRLIGLALLMANVVGDVSLINWVKVELLASFIGAISSVLMLFKYSLSLKRKSPGLKDKNTGLGRYLGFAGPSYLAQLVGLVYGPETTKLILTKVAGVLHVGAFGFAASFTAMLQRYLPVFLLLGLVRPLFVSTHDLVDRNKRLNQLSNIVLKLNLFVLFPLIAFMVASGGSLASFLSGGKFPEAGSYFVILMVLLVFQTWHAVLSLVTLALEDGTSGLYGTLLGLLGLLFGVAFLPKFGAYSLCVGLVVSEVMWCGYVLTSLYKKGLELKSDWLGIGKIFIFSLIGLLMAKLIKQLFEMPQFVAICMDMIIVGTVFTFLAYLIKPFTSDERNLINKILPHPVFVW; this is encoded by the coding sequence ATGCATACTAATCACCCATACAGTGCATATCAAGTTAGGCAAAGTCTAATCCATTTTATTTTTGGCAAGGGTGCAACTGCAATGATTGGAGTTTCGCTTTTACTACTTGTAGTACGCGCTTTGCCGGTAAATGAATATGGCGTTTATATAGCGCTACTAGCTGTATTGGAGATAACTCAGCTTGCAAGCAACTTAGGTGTTTTTGCTGCAGCATATCGTTATGTGCCAGAGCTTAGGTCGAAAAACCAAGGTTCAGCATTACACGGATTGCTACTTAGATTATCTGCTTTTCGTTTACTTACATTAATAGTAGCCGTTACTGCGATGGTTTTGTTATCTAAATCGATGGTTGAGCTGTTGAATGTAAAAGCTTATGAGCCAGTGTTTGTTTTATATGGGCTTGTCATCATTTCAGAAGGCTTTGCAAGATATATAGACATTTTGTTTGATTCCTTATTGCTGCAAAAGTATTCACAAATTGCCATTCTTGCTCGCAATGGTTTGCGTTTAATTGGCTTGGCTTTATTGATGGCTAATGTAGTTGGCGATGTGTCACTCATCAACTGGGTGAAAGTTGAATTGTTAGCAAGTTTCATCGGTGCCATTTCTTCAGTATTAATGTTATTCAAATACAGCTTGAGTTTAAAAAGAAAGTCACCTGGTCTTAAAGATAAAAATACAGGGTTAGGCAGATATCTTGGTTTTGCTGGGCCAAGTTATTTGGCGCAACTAGTTGGATTAGTTTATGGCCCTGAAACCACTAAGTTAATACTAACTAAAGTTGCAGGTGTTCTACACGTTGGAGCTTTTGGTTTTGCCGCATCTTTCACTGCAATGCTACAAAGATATTTACCAGTATTTTTATTGCTAGGCTTAGTAAGACCGTTATTTGTATCTACACACGATTTGGTTGATCGTAATAAGCGATTGAATCAACTAAGCAATATAGTCCTTAAGTTAAATTTATTTGTTTTATTCCCATTGATAGCGTTCATGGTGGCCTCTGGAGGTTCGTTAGCTAGTTTTCTTTCAGGGGGTAAGTTTCCAGAGGCTGGCAGCTATTTTGTTATTTTAATGGTGTTGCTTGTATTTCAAACTTGGCATGCAGTCTTAAGTTTAGTGACATTGGCGTTAGAAGATGGGACTTCTGGGTTGTATGGTACTTTACTTGGGCTGTTAGGGCTGTTGTTTGGGGTGGCATTCCTACCAAAATTTGGTGCTTACAGTCTTTGTGTTGGATTGGTAGTCAGTGAAGTGATGTGGTGTGGCTATGTGCTTACTTCACTTTATAAGAAAGGCTTGGAACTAAAAAGCGATTGGCTTGGTATTGGAAAAATATTTATTTTTAGCCTGATTGGATTACTCATGGCCAAGTTAATTAAGCAATTATTTGAAATGCCGCAATTTGTTGCTATTTGCATGGACATGATAATCGTTGGCACAGTTTTTACATTTTTGGCCTATTTGATTAAACCCTTTACCAGTG
- a CDS encoding SLBB domain-containing protein produces MYSDKLLILRKFVKYFLTLMMVMFTGSWLLVASAEEANYLLGPGDVLKIAVYNNPDLTLETRISEAGKVSFPLIGEVELAGITSSGAEKKIADLLESGGFVKQPQINILVVQFQSKMVSVLGSVYKPGRYPLDRATNLVDLLALVGGATQDGSDIVTIVGKSGKAEYDLHNIVFKGDGVQNVQLKGGEIVYVHARDVSVMGQVNRPGKYAVVGGVRTVADFLSVAGGANPSGSDTATVTTVRDGKINRFEVDIDSLFRTGDNDLNVPLMSGDSIYVPRAPMVYIYGEVQRPGSFRLERNMTVIQALAQGGGPTARGSQRNIKLHRRNVDGVIEKLSPAMTDALKQDDVLYVQESLF; encoded by the coding sequence ATGTACAGTGATAAATTGTTGATATTAAGAAAGTTTGTTAAGTACTTTTTAACGCTCATGATGGTAATGTTTACTGGTTCATGGCTACTAGTAGCCTCTGCCGAGGAGGCGAACTATCTACTTGGCCCTGGTGATGTGCTTAAGATTGCAGTTTATAACAATCCAGATTTAACACTTGAAACACGTATATCAGAAGCGGGGAAAGTAAGTTTCCCGCTTATTGGTGAGGTTGAGCTTGCAGGCATCACCTCTTCGGGCGCAGAGAAGAAGATTGCAGATTTGCTTGAGAGTGGCGGCTTTGTTAAGCAGCCACAAATTAACATTTTAGTCGTTCAGTTTCAAAGCAAAATGGTTTCTGTGCTTGGTAGTGTTTATAAACCAGGTAGATATCCATTAGATCGCGCTACAAACCTTGTTGACTTACTAGCGCTTGTCGGCGGTGCCACACAAGATGGGTCTGATATTGTCACTATTGTTGGTAAGTCTGGTAAAGCTGAGTATGACCTGCACAATATCGTCTTCAAAGGAGATGGTGTACAGAATGTGCAGTTAAAAGGCGGTGAAATTGTTTATGTACATGCCAGAGATGTTTCAGTCATGGGGCAAGTCAACCGACCAGGTAAGTATGCTGTTGTAGGTGGCGTTAGAACTGTTGCTGATTTCTTAAGTGTGGCGGGTGGCGCTAATCCATCTGGCTCGGATACTGCAACTGTGACAACTGTGAGAGATGGAAAAATAAACCGTTTCGAAGTAGATATTGATAGCCTTTTCCGTACTGGTGACAATGATTTAAATGTTCCACTGATGAGTGGCGACAGTATTTATGTTCCACGCGCACCTATGGTTTACATCTATGGTGAAGTACAGCGCCCCGGTTCGTTCCGCTTGGAGCGTAATATGACGGTAATTCAGGCGCTTGCGCAAGGTGGCGGCCCAACTGCACGTGGCTCCCAACGTAACATTAAACTGCACAGACGTAACGTTGATGGTGTGATAGAGAAATTATCTCCAGCAATGACTGACGCTCTTAAACAGGACGATGTACTTTACGTTCAAGAAAGCCTGTTCTAG
- the xrtB gene encoding exosortase B produces the protein MTSSILNQRNAVSANLTEWWPVLLGLIALYIPTYYALSTSLWGSDDQAHGPIVLMVVLFLIWQSRETLKPNPSVETWPVLGSFSLAFGLLCYTLGRSQDIFLLDIGSQIPVLAGILLLTRGMPALKAMWFPLFFILFMIPLPGVFLDAVTLPMKMAVSYVAENVLFWVGYPIARAGVILQIGPYQLLVADACAGMHTLISLEALGLLYLNLVKHNSLFRNITLAILIVPISFTANVIRVMVLTLVTYHFGDEAGQGFIHGFAGMVLFMVALILIMGVDSMLQLGVKRWDKRNMRLSGGDLQK, from the coding sequence ATGACCAGTAGCATTTTAAATCAGCGTAATGCAGTTTCAGCCAATCTAACAGAATGGTGGCCAGTTTTACTTGGTTTAATAGCGCTCTATATTCCAACTTATTATGCATTGAGTACATCACTGTGGGGTAGTGATGATCAAGCGCACGGACCAATTGTACTGATGGTTGTGCTGTTCTTAATTTGGCAAAGTCGTGAAACTTTAAAACCTAATCCAAGTGTTGAAACATGGCCAGTATTGGGTAGCTTTAGTCTTGCTTTTGGCCTTCTGTGTTATACCTTAGGGCGTTCACAAGATATATTTTTGCTAGATATTGGGTCGCAGATTCCAGTGTTGGCTGGCATCTTGTTACTAACAAGAGGAATGCCTGCACTTAAAGCAATGTGGTTTCCGTTGTTTTTTATCTTATTCATGATTCCGCTTCCAGGCGTATTTCTTGATGCGGTCACTTTACCCATGAAGATGGCAGTTTCATATGTGGCTGAAAATGTTTTGTTTTGGGTTGGCTATCCTATTGCAAGAGCCGGCGTTATTTTGCAGATTGGCCCGTATCAACTGTTGGTAGCAGATGCTTGCGCTGGTATGCACACGTTGATTTCACTGGAAGCGTTGGGGCTGTTATATCTAAACTTGGTTAAACATAACTCTTTGTTTCGCAACATCACACTCGCTATTTTAATTGTGCCGATTTCGTTCACAGCTAACGTTATACGCGTCATGGTGCTCACATTGGTCACTTATCATTTTGGCGATGAAGCCGGCCAAGGGTTTATACACGGGTTTGCTGGAATGGTCTTGTTTATGGTTGCGCTGATTTTAATCATGGGTGTTGACTCTATGTTGCAGTTGGGAGTTAAACGTTGGGATAAGCGTAATATGCGTTTGAGTGGCGGAGATTTACAGAAATGA
- a CDS encoding PEP-CTERM sorting domain-containing protein (PEP-CTERM proteins occur, often in large numbers, in the proteomes of bacteria that also encode an exosortase, a predicted intramembrane cysteine proteinase. The presence of a PEP-CTERM domain at a protein's C-terminus predicts cleavage within the sorting domain, followed by covalent anchoring to some some component of the (usually Gram-negative) cell surface. Many PEP-CTERM proteins exhibit an unusual sequence composition that includes large numbers of potential glycosylation sites. Expression of one such protein has been shown restore the ability of a bacterium to form floc, a type of biofilm.), with product MRKAAFLLAMLSLPSLANANLVTNGSFEADVQANGSWGIYNNLTGWVGVNNVELRNNVSGVASDGVNYVELDTNANNSIFQMVSTTAGSIYDLSFDYSPREGVTSQSNPIKAFWNGSLLSQITGSGIGKNGNNWYTISFSVMGTGSDKLSFAATGLSDGFGGSLDNVSLVPEPGIWSSLSAGLMLIGFMAFRRKTKS from the coding sequence ATGAGAAAAGCTGCATTTTTATTGGCAATGCTGTCTTTGCCATCGTTAGCAAATGCTAACTTAGTGACTAATGGTTCTTTTGAGGCTGATGTACAAGCTAATGGTTCTTGGGGTATCTATAACAATCTAACAGGTTGGGTTGGTGTTAATAATGTCGAGTTGCGTAACAATGTTTCTGGCGTAGCGTCCGATGGGGTTAACTATGTTGAATTAGATACTAATGCCAATAACTCAATTTTTCAAATGGTTAGCACAACAGCTGGTTCTATTTATGATTTGTCTTTTGACTATTCGCCACGTGAAGGTGTTACTAGTCAATCTAACCCAATTAAAGCGTTTTGGAACGGTTCATTATTATCACAAATCACTGGTAGTGGTATTGGTAAAAATGGCAATAACTGGTACACCATTAGCTTTTCAGTGATGGGCACAGGTAGCGACAAACTTTCTTTTGCCGCCACTGGTTTAAGTGATGGTTTTGGTGGCAGTTTAGATAACGTTAGCTTGGTTCCAGAGCCGGGTATTTGGAGTTCATTATCAGCAGGTTTGATGCTGATTGGGTTCATGGCGTTCCGTCGTAAAACTAAATCTTAA
- the epsI gene encoding exosortase-associated protein EpsI, B-type: MNRVYKNIVIAVLMLSTSGAALALRPTKRIAEEGAAVNLDVMIPKQFGDWQEEPQRFGQIVNPQQTEMLKKIYTQTLARTYVNTKGDRIMLSIAYGADQSDAKQLHYPEVCYPAQGFQIVSSKNDELNTNFGSIRVKRIMTTLGNRNEPLTYWSTVGDKVVMGGKETKLEQLRYGFRGEIPDGLLFRVSSINENADQGYLLQDVFLKDILTGMQPYNRLKIAGVTSNVTSYP, translated from the coding sequence ATGAATCGCGTATATAAAAATATAGTGATTGCAGTGTTGATGCTAAGTACATCTGGTGCAGCTTTAGCATTACGCCCTACGAAGAGAATTGCTGAAGAAGGAGCTGCGGTCAATCTTGATGTGATGATTCCAAAGCAGTTTGGAGATTGGCAAGAAGAGCCACAACGGTTTGGCCAAATTGTAAACCCACAGCAGACAGAGATGCTGAAGAAAATTTATACGCAGACGCTTGCTCGCACTTATGTCAATACTAAAGGTGATCGAATAATGCTTTCAATTGCTTATGGAGCAGATCAAAGCGACGCTAAACAGTTACATTATCCTGAGGTTTGCTACCCCGCACAGGGATTTCAGATTGTTTCTTCAAAAAATGATGAGTTAAACACTAATTTTGGCAGTATCCGCGTTAAACGCATCATGACAACGCTAGGTAATAGGAATGAGCCGTTAACTTATTGGAGTACTGTTGGCGACAAAGTGGTGATGGGCGGTAAGGAGACCAAGCTAGAGCAGTTGCGATATGGTTTTAGGGGTGAAATTCCTGATGGACTATTGTTCAGAGTTTCATCTATTAATGAAAATGCAGATCAGGGGTATTTGCTCCAGGATGTGTTTTTGAAAGACATTCTTACCGGGATGCAACCTTATAACCGCCTAAAAATAGCTGGTGTTACCTCTAACGTAACAAGCTATCCCTAG
- a CDS encoding CAAX prenyl protease-related protein, translating to MTNQNHIIPRVLPFAIYILFLAVGDYLTPLFNSLGMDAKWLYAVKILTVFALMISYRRCYVELSIFPKMTHLIYAANAGLVVFLIWVLPYPTWATLGGDVQGFNPSEGQEQLDVILWISIRLFGAAMIVPVMEELFWRSFLMRWLDNHAFLNVSPASVSFFAIVTSSILFGLEHHLWLAGLFAGLVYAILYKISRNLWVPIFAHAVTNGFLGMWIVATGNWQYW from the coding sequence ATGACAAATCAAAATCACATCATCCCAAGAGTTTTACCCTTTGCCATTTACATTTTGTTTTTAGCAGTAGGAGACTATTTAACACCACTGTTTAATAGTTTAGGCATGGATGCTAAATGGCTCTATGCTGTAAAAATTCTTACAGTATTTGCTTTAATGATTAGCTATAGACGTTGTTATGTAGAGCTAAGCATTTTTCCAAAAATGACACACTTAATCTACGCTGCAAATGCTGGTTTAGTCGTGTTTTTAATTTGGGTGTTGCCTTATCCTACATGGGCTACATTAGGTGGTGATGTACAAGGGTTTAACCCTAGTGAAGGCCAAGAACAGCTTGATGTCATTTTATGGATTTCTATACGGCTATTTGGGGCTGCTATGATTGTTCCCGTCATGGAAGAGTTATTTTGGCGATCTTTTCTGATGCGCTGGCTTGATAATCATGCATTTCTCAATGTTTCTCCTGCAAGTGTTTCTTTTTTTGCGATTGTCACAAGTTCTATTCTATTTGGTTTAGAGCATCATCTTTGGCTTGCTGGGCTATTTGCAGGTCTTGTTTATGCGATTTTATACAAAATTTCTAGAAATTTATGGGTACCCATTTTTGCGCATGCTGTGACTAATGGGTTCTTAGGCATGTGGATTGTGGCAACTGGAAATTGGCAGTATTGGTAA
- a CDS encoding EpsD family peptidyl-prolyl cis-trans isomerase has translation MRFIKQYLLLTLVVTTVLTSACGKKDQSEEGKLETQVVAKVNGDEISIHQVNFQLARMGQVSEAQSKQASEQILTRLVDQQLLKQQALEAKLDRSPAILQALESSKDEILAQAYLDQLMTKAVKPTKDEIDTFYQEHTELFANRRIYRLQELVIDVSKDKFSDVQDGIKDIKNISEIAAWLKVKNYPFTANSNVRAAEQLPLDMLKKLQSLKDGDFMLVPTERSLNVLHLAASQLTPISRENATPFIEQYFLNQNKSKLAKKEMDLLKSKAKVEFVGAFSEMKKFDATVPASNAPVSKSVNADKELTKPDAGFKAASKVDAAVNQSTHQKNIEKGISGL, from the coding sequence ATGCGGTTCATAAAACAATACTTGTTGCTGACATTGGTAGTTACGACAGTTTTAACTTCAGCTTGCGGAAAAAAAGATCAATCTGAAGAAGGTAAATTAGAAACTCAAGTTGTGGCTAAAGTAAATGGTGATGAAATTTCAATTCACCAAGTTAATTTTCAGCTTGCTCGAATGGGGCAGGTAAGTGAAGCGCAAAGCAAACAGGCTTCTGAACAAATATTAACTAGATTGGTTGATCAACAGTTGCTAAAACAACAAGCGTTAGAAGCAAAGCTTGATCGCTCTCCAGCGATTCTACAGGCGCTTGAGTCATCTAAAGATGAAATATTGGCACAGGCATATTTGGATCAATTAATGACTAAAGCGGTTAAACCAACAAAAGATGAAATCGACACTTTTTATCAAGAACACACAGAGTTATTTGCTAACCGCAGAATTTATCGTCTGCAAGAGCTTGTGATTGATGTCAGTAAAGATAAGTTTTCTGATGTTCAAGATGGAATTAAAGATATAAAAAATATCAGTGAAATTGCCGCTTGGCTCAAAGTGAAAAACTATCCATTTACAGCAAACAGCAATGTAAGAGCCGCTGAGCAATTGCCATTAGATATGCTTAAAAAGCTACAGTCGCTCAAAGATGGTGATTTCATGCTTGTACCTACTGAACGTTCGCTTAACGTTTTACATTTGGCAGCATCACAATTGACACCAATCTCACGTGAGAATGCAACGCCATTTATTGAGCAATATTTCTTAAATCAAAATAAATCAAAACTTGCTAAAAAAGAAATGGACTTACTTAAATCAAAAGCAAAAGTTGAGTTTGTAGGTGCATTTTCAGAGATGAAGAAATTTGACGCAACTGTGCCAGCTTCAAATGCGCCAGTGTCAAAAAGTGTTAATGCTGACAAAGAGTTAACTAAACCTGACGCAGGTTTCAAAGCAGCATCAAAAGTTGATGCTGCCGTTAATCAAAGTACTCATCAAAAGAACATAGAAAAAGGCATATCAGGTCTGTAG
- the epsF gene encoding chain length determinant protein EpsF, whose product MNFTQFLLILKARFRIILITFGITVLTTLVISLLLPKSYTATTSLVLNYKGMDPVTGLALPAQLMPGYMATQMDIITSRNVAMKVVDKLKFTESDAAKEQFNQATEGAGDIRAWFADLLLQKLDVKPARESSVIEISFSGSDPEFSAAVANAFADAYQQTNIQLKVEPAQKAAEFLGEQTKALRENLEAAQARLSKYQQEKGLTSVMGNLDVESARLNDLSSQLVMAQSQTYEATSRQQRTRGNGDESPDVAANPVVQNLKIDIVRAESKLSELSQRVGLSHPQYQSAQAELSNLKSQLLEETIKATRTIGGTANIHKQREAEIRAALAAQKAKVLELNLSRDQQSVQQRDVENAQRALDAASQRLTQTTLEGNVNQTDVAVLNPAIAPQKHSSPKIMLNIMLSIFLGAMLGIGFGLIAEMMDRRVRSREDISELLEIPVFALIQDNPSKTSKNFMGLFNNPFKTA is encoded by the coding sequence ATGAATTTCACTCAGTTTCTACTTATTCTAAAAGCAAGATTCAGGATTATCCTGATTACATTTGGTATCACCGTATTAACAACGCTTGTGATTAGCTTGTTGTTGCCTAAGTCTTACACAGCAACCACATCATTAGTGCTTAATTACAAAGGGATGGACCCTGTCACTGGTTTGGCATTACCTGCACAGTTAATGCCGGGTTATATGGCTACGCAAATGGACATTATTACCAGTCGTAATGTGGCAATGAAAGTGGTAGACAAACTAAAGTTTACTGAAAGCGATGCTGCAAAAGAACAGTTTAATCAAGCCACTGAAGGTGCTGGCGATATCCGTGCTTGGTTTGCTGACTTATTGCTGCAAAAACTTGATGTAAAACCAGCGCGTGAAAGCAGTGTGATTGAAATATCGTTTAGTGGCTCAGATCCTGAGTTTTCTGCTGCAGTCGCTAATGCATTTGCTGATGCCTACCAGCAAACTAATATTCAACTTAAAGTTGAGCCAGCACAAAAGGCTGCAGAGTTTTTGGGCGAGCAAACTAAAGCATTACGAGAAAATCTTGAAGCAGCCCAAGCTAGACTTTCAAAATATCAACAGGAAAAAGGGCTGACCAGTGTCATGGGTAACTTGGACGTTGAGAGTGCGCGCCTTAATGACCTTTCATCACAGTTGGTAATGGCCCAGTCGCAAACCTATGAAGCCACCTCTCGTCAGCAACGAACTCGCGGTAATGGCGATGAGTCTCCAGACGTTGCAGCTAACCCTGTTGTGCAGAATCTAAAAATTGATATTGTGCGCGCAGAGTCTAAACTCTCTGAACTATCACAACGTGTAGGTTTAAGTCATCCTCAATATCAGTCTGCTCAAGCAGAACTGAGTAACCTTAAAAGCCAGTTGTTGGAAGAGACTATTAAGGCCACTCGCACTATTGGTGGTACCGCAAATATTCATAAACAACGCGAAGCTGAAATTAGAGCCGCATTAGCTGCACAAAAAGCCAAGGTTTTGGAGTTGAATCTTTCACGAGACCAGCAGTCCGTCCAGCAGCGTGATGTTGAGAACGCACAGCGTGCATTAGATGCCGCCAGCCAACGACTTACTCAAACCACGCTTGAGGGCAATGTGAATCAAACTGATGTTGCAGTGCTTAACCCAGCCATCGCACCACAAAAGCACTCAAGCCCCAAAATTATGTTGAACATTATGCTGTCAATATTTTTAGGTGCGATGTTAGGTATTGGCTTTGGATTAATCGCTGAGATGATGGATAGAAGAGTTCGTAGTCGAGAAGATATTAGTGAGCTGCTAGAAATACCTGTTTTTGCTTTGATTCAAGATAACCCAAGCAAAACTAGTAAGAATTTTATGGGTTTATTTAATAATCCGTTCAAGACAGCTTAA
- the epsL gene encoding XrtB/PEP-CTERM-associated polysaccharide biosynthesis outer membrane protein EpsL — protein sequence MIKQDYRSILAGSLMCIAVSAFAEGMIDIKPYVSTNVSYDDNVFRFPSAEQANAAFGSSDMSDVVKRVDLGVNVNVKLSRQNITLVSNINESRYNRFSILDNVGKSNKLGWNWRLGNKLYGEISASQNDAISGFNEIKQPVKNLRETSRKSMVTHWNFYPSWTLDFTKEDIKTENELISFSGADRNDDVSEVGVHYQNPLGTELGLAYRVQDSDFPNRTSSFFGDESTKKDIIVTATWLPSVKTKISARLSQVDIKYKNTPQRDFSGLSQRWNLDHMLTAKTSVNLTAYQDVSPVDNVLSTYLETKGFGVNQVWNATSKIAVRAGLGYEERDYLGNTGLLLVDGNRYDESKLANLSLIYTPTTKSVLQIQYQGEHRTSTITNFGYKYNNVNLLMRYDF from the coding sequence ATGATTAAGCAAGATTACAGATCAATACTAGCTGGCTCTCTAATGTGTATTGCTGTATCGGCATTTGCTGAAGGTATGATCGATATCAAACCCTACGTAAGCACAAATGTTAGTTATGATGACAATGTGTTTAGGTTTCCTTCGGCAGAGCAGGCAAATGCTGCGTTCGGCTCGTCGGACATGTCAGATGTCGTAAAGCGAGTCGATTTGGGTGTAAACGTTAATGTTAAGTTAAGTAGGCAAAATATAACGTTAGTATCCAATATCAATGAGAGTCGATATAACCGATTTTCCATCCTAGATAATGTTGGTAAATCAAACAAACTAGGCTGGAATTGGCGCCTTGGAAACAAGCTTTATGGAGAGATTAGTGCTAGTCAGAATGATGCTATTTCAGGCTTTAATGAAATCAAGCAGCCAGTTAAGAATTTAAGAGAAACAAGTCGTAAAAGTATGGTGACCCACTGGAATTTTTATCCAAGCTGGACGCTGGACTTTACAAAAGAGGATATTAAAACTGAGAATGAGTTAATCAGCTTCAGTGGTGCTGATAGGAACGATGATGTTTCTGAAGTAGGTGTACATTATCAAAATCCACTTGGTACAGAACTAGGCTTGGCTTATCGTGTACAAGATTCAGATTTTCCGAACAGAACATCCTCTTTTTTTGGTGATGAAAGTACAAAGAAAGATATTATCGTCACCGCAACTTGGCTGCCTAGTGTAAAAACTAAAATATCAGCAAGACTATCGCAGGTTGATATCAAATATAAAAATACCCCACAACGGGATTTTAGTGGCTTAAGTCAGCGTTGGAATCTAGATCACATGCTTACAGCTAAAACATCCGTCAATCTTACAGCCTATCAAGATGTATCACCGGTTGATAATGTGTTATCAACTTATCTAGAAACCAAAGGTTTTGGAGTTAATCAGGTTTGGAATGCAACGAGTAAAATTGCAGTTCGTGCTGGGCTTGGTTATGAAGAAAGAGATTACCTCGGTAACACAGGACTTTTGTTAGTGGACGGCAATCGTTACGACGAATCAAAATTAGCCAATTTATCCTTAATCTATACTCCAACCACCAAATCTGTATTACAAATACAATATCAAGGTGAGCATCGCACATCAACAATTACAAATTTTGGCTACAAATACAATAACGTCAATTTGTTAATGCGTTACGATTTTTAA